In one Candidatus Cloacimonadota bacterium genomic region, the following are encoded:
- a CDS encoding four helix bundle protein gives MASYKDLDIYQIAFKLSLKVHKLSLELPKFEMFEQGSQIRRSSKSIKDQIAEGYGRRNYKADFIRFLVYAQASNDECTNQIETIIEIYPENHEWKTLLKEYNILGMKINKFIQYVNESWRTK, from the coding sequence ATGGCAAGCTATAAAGATTTAGATATTTATCAAATTGCTTTCAAACTATCTCTCAAAGTTCACAAACTGAGTTTAGAATTACCAAAGTTTGAAATGTTTGAACAGGGAAGTCAAATTAGAAGATCATCTAAAAGTATCAAAGATCAAATTGCAGAAGGTTATGGAAGAAGGAATTATAAAGCGGATTTTATTCGATTTCTGGTTTATGCGCAGGCATCGAATGATGAGTGTACAAATCAGATCGAAACGATAATAGAGATTTATCCCGAAAATCATGAATGGAAAACATTATTAAAGGAGTATAATATTTTAGGTATGAAAATTAATAAATTTATACAATATGTGAACGAAAGCTGGAGAACAAAATGA
- the cysD gene encoding sulfate adenylyltransferase subunit CysD encodes MKQENYSLTHLKALEAEAIHIIREVAAEFENPVMLYSVGKDSSVMVRLAEKAFYPGKVPFPLMHIDSKWKFKEMIEFRDRYAKEKNWDLIVHYNKEGFEAGVGPFTHGSKVHTDIMKTQALLAGLDKYKFDAAFGGARRDEEKSRAKERIFSFRDNFHQWDPKNQRPELWNVYNTKIKKGESIRVFPISNWTEIDIWQYIRLENIPIVPLYFAKERPIVEVDGNLIMVDDDRTPKDIAAKAKMRKVRFRTLGCYPLTGAIDSEADTIEKIVEEMLTVTKSERTTRVIDFDQDGSMEQKKREGYF; translated from the coding sequence ATGAAACAAGAAAATTATTCACTAACACATTTAAAAGCATTGGAAGCAGAAGCCATTCATATCATTCGAGAAGTGGCAGCAGAATTTGAAAATCCGGTGATGTTGTATTCTGTCGGCAAGGATTCCTCGGTGATGGTACGCCTGGCGGAAAAGGCTTTCTATCCAGGTAAAGTTCCCTTTCCGTTGATGCACATCGATTCCAAATGGAAATTCAAGGAAATGATCGAATTCAGAGATCGTTACGCAAAAGAGAAAAACTGGGATTTGATCGTACATTATAATAAGGAAGGATTCGAAGCGGGAGTTGGTCCATTCACACACGGCAGTAAAGTTCACACCGATATTATGAAAACGCAAGCACTTCTGGCAGGTTTGGACAAATACAAATTCGATGCTGCTTTTGGTGGTGCCCGTCGTGACGAAGAAAAATCCCGAGCCAAAGAAAGAATTTTCTCTTTCCGCGATAATTTTCATCAGTGGGATCCCAAAAATCAGCGTCCTGAACTCTGGAATGTTTATAACACAAAGATTAAAAAAGGTGAATCGATCCGGGTTTTCCCGATCTCCAATTGGACAGAAATCGATATCTGGCAATACATCAGATTGGAGAATATTCCAATTGTACCGCTATATTTTGCTAAAGAACGTCCAATAGTTGAGGTTGATGGGAATTTGATTATGGTGGATGATGATAGAACACCAAAAGATATTGCTGCAAAAGCTAAAATGCGAAAAGTTCGTTTTAGAACTTTAGGCTGTTATCCGCTTACCGGTGCTATTGATTCAGAAGCTGATACGATAGAGAAGATCGTGGAAGAAATGCTGACCGTAACCAAATCGGAACGTACAACAAGGGTAATCGACTTTGACCAGGATGGCAGTATGGAGCAGAAGAAGAGGGAAGGTTACTTTTAA